DNA sequence from the Tissierellales bacterium genome:
TTAGATGATGAGATTGTAAAAGAACTTGAAATTGAAAATAGTGAAGAAATTGTGATTTACAATATAGTTACTGTAGGTAAAAACTTTGCAGGTTCTACTGTGAACTTGAAAGCACCGTTAGTTATTAATAGTCGGACAAGAAAAGGTAAACAAGTTGTTTTAGCGGATGACAGGTGGCCACTAAAATATGCTTTTGTAGCTGAAATGAAAAAGCGATTAGAAGAGGAGAAGAAATAAAAATGAGTCAAAATGAAAATAAAATGACCTATGGTTGGTGTATTGTACTGATCATAGGTTTTATGTTGCTTCTAGCAGCGATGGATTCGCTGAGAGGAGTTTTTATTCCAGTATTTAAAGAAGTATTCAATGTGAAAAATACCCAAATGGGTTTTCTATTGACCGCATCATCTCTAGGATATATTCTTGGAACTTATGTAAGTGGTCATTTGTGTGATTTATTTGGACAAAAGAAGCTCATAGTAATTGGAGGATTATTGGTTGTAGCATCTATTCCATTAGTTACTCTAGGAGGTAGTTATGCTATGCTTCTATGTGCACTACTGCTCATGAATGTAGGCGCATCATTTATAGCTCTTGGTATAAACACCATGGTCCCACTTATACTAGTGAGTTTTCAATCAGTGCTTATGAAT
Encoded proteins:
- the fliW gene encoding flagellar assembly protein FliW, with translation MKLDLFGGIEIDESELIIFEEGILGFEDNHKYILMNQKAVEEPIPFKWLQAIDDENVGFMVAYPYLLLEEYDFELDDEIVKELEIENSEEIVIYNIVTVGKNFAGSTVNLKAPLVINSRTRKGKQVVLADDRWPLKYAFVAEMKKRLEEEKK